Genomic segment of Anaerolineae bacterium:
AAGGGCTAGAAAAGAACTTTCTCAGTAAGGTGATGATCGGGCTGGTGATCGTGGCCGTCGTGATCTTCGATCAATGGCGGCGGCGACGGTTCGGCATGTAAGCATGGCCCTGGTCGTCCAAAGGAGCCTGGCATGACCCGGACATACCTCATCGGCGTGGACCTTGGCACCGCCGGCACCAAGGCCGCTATCTTCGATACCGAAGGGAACCTGATCGCTGATGCCTATGAAGAGTCCAAGCTCTATTATCCGCAACCCGGTTGGGTGGAGCAGAGCATGGACGAGATCTACGGCTCGGCGGCGCGCACGATCCAGGCCTGCCTGGAGAGAAGCGGCATCCGCCCTGGCGAGGTAGCGGCCATCGCCTTTGACGGGCAAATGGCCGGCATTGGCTCAGTGGATGCTGACTGGGACACCCCCACGGTGTATGACTCATGGCTAGATACCCGCTGCGGACCTTACATCGAGGTGATGAAGCGCCACGAGGGCCTGATCATCGAGAAGACAGGTGGTCCGCCCACGTACTCGCATGGACCGAAGATCCTGTGGTGGATGCATGAGCGGCCTGAGGCGTTCCAGCGCATCGCCAAGTTCGTCATGCCGGGTGGCTACGTGGCGGGACGAATGGCCGGGCTGCGCGGCGAGGAGGCGTTCATAGACTACACCTACATCCATTTCTCCTGTCTGAGCGATGTGCGCGCGGCCGCCTGGTCGCCAGAGCTGTGCGATCTCTTCGGCGTGCCGATGGAGAAACTGCCGCGCATCCTCCGCCCATGGGAGGTGATCGGCCGGGTGACACCAGAGGCAGCCCAGGAGACGGGGCTGCTAGCTGGGACGCCTATCGCCGCCGGCTGCGGCGATCAGGCGGCGGGGATGTTGGGCGCGGCGATGGTAGAGCCCGGCCTAGTGTTCGATGTGGCCGGCACGGCCTCGGTGTTGGCCACCTGCACGGCTGAATTTGTCCCGGATGTGAAGCACAAGACCCTCTTCACCGCGCGCCTGGTCCCACCGGACCTGTGGTACGCGCTGGCTTATATCAACGGCGGGGGGCTGAATCTACGCTGGTTTCGAGACGAGATAGCCTTGGAGGAGAAGGCGCAGGCCCAACGGGAAGGG
This window contains:
- a CDS encoding FGGY family carbohydrate kinase, coding for MTRTYLIGVDLGTAGTKAAIFDTEGNLIADAYEESKLYYPQPGWVEQSMDEIYGSAARTIQACLERSGIRPGEVAAIAFDGQMAGIGSVDADWDTPTVYDSWLDTRCGPYIEVMKRHEGLIIEKTGGPPTYSHGPKILWWMHERPEAFQRIAKFVMPGGYVAGRMAGLRGEEAFIDYTYIHFSCLSDVRAAAWSPELCDLFGVPMEKLPRILRPWEVIGRVTPEAAQETGLLAGTPIAAGCGDQAAGMLGAAMVEPGLVFDVAGTASVLATCTAEFVPDVKHKTLFTARLVPPDLWYALAYINGGGLNLRWFRDEIALEEKAQAQREGRSVYALLDERAAAISPGSDGLLFLPHLGGRVCPNDPDLRGLWLGFTWAHTRAHFYRSLLEGVAYEYALYLQIEKELFPDLTFKEARVIGGGSTSQVWNQIKADVLGIPYVRLNRQEFAVLGSAIVAGYAVGVFDDLKATARRFVETTDRIEPRAEYHAFYQPLVNLYASLFDQLRETFAALQKNKSALSK